A genomic window from Aquitalea aquatilis includes:
- a CDS encoding type VI secretion system Vgr family protein, giving the protein MDFSALLASFAAAFSQHQRLLTLQLDGGQIATEQLLPHTLDGSEGVSEAYRYQLSCLSPDGTIELKSLLGVAARLGVLDAAGSEVVRCGVVSRAELLGSDGGFAKYGLTIEPPFALLRLRRTSRVFQDLSVPDIVKQILAEHQANNPVFAQVQTLEFHTASASPRSYCLQYRESDFDFILRLLHEEGYAWRFEHVDGEHPQVKLVVFDDAYSLPPAASERVRFHRSDATEDEDGLTDWSTARQVVSGNVALASFDYQPVSTQHTGDQSRIQQGRSGDALQSTLQDYDPQSLYYASDAEQLSQYAQLRQQAHDVQAKQFSGSGSVRSLQAGQWFRLDEHPAHEGDSSEQREFVVTGQTFRANNNLPGDLASSLRGLLGKDASTPDSSPFQTNITAQRRGIPLTPAYAHSVQAKPTSKGVQTATVVGPAGEEVHTDELGRIKVEFHWQRPDEHPGIGANQDDKSSCWLRVAMPSAGAGWGHQFIPRIGQEVLIDFIEGDIDRPVIVGVLYNGSHATPAFSGAGALPANKTLSGIKSKEHQGGQYNELLFDDTPGEVRAKLSSEPGKTQLNQGFLTHPRSNGKAQPRGEGFELRTDQHGAIRAGHGLLISTEAQNGASGKQLARDHAQSQLDAALSLSQSLAEVATGQLADTMETGPDGIKPENSKDGKKDSGHLQHHAAAVKAWEAGSNTDKDGKTAKEQSGQQALLILSAPAGIASLTEQSHTLSAGSNLNLIAQRDANHTTGRRWLHNVGQHISLFVAGVKDQIALKLIAAKGKVQVQAQSDAMELTANKDLTITSAKGKQQFNGKKEILLTSGGAYVRIKDGKIELHAPGTVSFKGGSHDWSGPDSMNIPMPIFPKEVCIPCLLRSAKAGSAFSQVQ; this is encoded by the coding sequence ATGGACTTTTCTGCACTGCTCGCCAGCTTCGCCGCCGCCTTTTCCCAGCACCAGCGCCTGCTTACCCTGCAGCTGGATGGCGGGCAGATCGCCACCGAGCAGTTGCTGCCGCACACCCTGGATGGCAGCGAGGGCGTGTCGGAAGCCTATCGCTATCAGCTGAGCTGTTTGTCGCCCGACGGCACTATCGAGCTCAAGTCGCTGCTGGGCGTAGCCGCCCGTCTCGGGGTGCTGGATGCCGCTGGCAGCGAGGTGGTGCGCTGTGGCGTGGTGTCGCGCGCCGAGCTGTTGGGTTCTGATGGCGGCTTTGCCAAGTATGGCCTCACCATCGAACCGCCGTTTGCCCTGCTGCGCCTGCGCCGCACCTCGCGGGTGTTTCAGGACCTGTCCGTCCCGGACATCGTCAAACAGATCCTGGCCGAGCATCAGGCCAATAATCCGGTGTTTGCCCAGGTGCAGACGCTGGAATTCCACACCGCATCAGCCAGCCCGCGCAGTTATTGCCTGCAGTATCGCGAGAGCGATTTCGACTTCATCTTACGGCTGTTGCACGAAGAAGGTTATGCCTGGCGTTTCGAGCATGTCGATGGCGAGCATCCGCAGGTCAAGCTGGTGGTGTTCGACGACGCTTACAGCCTGCCGCCGGCGGCCAGCGAGCGCGTGCGCTTTCACCGCAGCGATGCCACCGAGGACGAAGACGGCCTGACCGATTGGAGCACCGCGCGCCAGGTGGTGTCCGGCAATGTCGCACTGGCCAGTTTCGACTACCAGCCGGTAAGCACCCAGCACACCGGCGACCAAAGCCGCATCCAGCAAGGCCGTAGCGGTGATGCCTTGCAATCCACCCTGCAGGATTACGATCCGCAGTCGCTGTACTACGCCAGCGATGCCGAGCAGCTCAGCCAGTACGCCCAGTTGCGCCAGCAGGCACACGATGTGCAGGCCAAGCAATTCTCTGGCAGCGGCTCAGTACGCAGCCTGCAGGCCGGCCAGTGGTTCCGCCTGGACGAACACCCGGCGCACGAGGGCGACAGCAGCGAGCAGCGCGAATTCGTGGTCACCGGCCAAACCTTCCGCGCCAACAACAATCTGCCGGGCGATCTGGCCAGCAGTCTGCGTGGCTTGCTGGGCAAGGACGCCAGCACACCAGACAGCAGCCCCTTTCAGACCAACATCACCGCCCAGCGTCGCGGCATTCCGCTGACACCGGCTTACGCCCACAGCGTCCAAGCCAAGCCCACCTCCAAAGGTGTACAGACCGCCACCGTGGTCGGCCCCGCTGGCGAAGAAGTCCATACCGACGAACTGGGCCGCATCAAGGTGGAGTTCCACTGGCAACGGCCGGACGAACACCCCGGCATCGGTGCCAATCAGGATGACAAATCCTCCTGCTGGCTGCGCGTGGCCATGCCCAGCGCCGGTGCTGGCTGGGGTCACCAGTTCATCCCGCGCATCGGTCAGGAAGTGCTGATCGACTTTATCGAAGGCGATATCGACCGCCCGGTCATCGTTGGTGTGCTGTACAACGGCAGCCACGCCACCCCGGCCTTCAGCGGCGCGGGTGCACTGCCGGCCAACAAAACCCTGTCTGGCATCAAATCCAAAGAACACCAGGGCGGCCAGTACAACGAGCTGCTATTCGACGACACCCCCGGCGAAGTGCGGGCAAAACTCAGTAGCGAACCCGGCAAAACCCAGCTCAACCAAGGCTTCCTCACCCACCCGCGCAGCAATGGCAAAGCCCAGCCACGCGGTGAAGGCTTCGAACTGCGCACCGACCAGCACGGCGCCATCCGCGCCGGCCACGGCCTGCTCATCAGCACCGAAGCGCAAAACGGCGCCTCCGGCAAACAACTGGCACGTGACCATGCGCAAAGCCAGCTCGACGCCGCCCTCAGCCTCAGCCAGAGCCTGGCGGAAGTGGCCACTGGCCAACTGGCCGACACCATGGAAACCGGGCCGGACGGCATCAAGCCGGAGAACAGCAAAGACGGCAAGAAAGACAGCGGCCACCTGCAACATCACGCCGCCGCCGTCAAAGCCTGGGAAGCCGGCAGCAACACCGACAAAGACGGCAAAACCGCCAAAGAGCAAAGCGGCCAACAAGCCCTGCTCATCCTGTCCGCCCCGGCCGGCATCGCCAGCCTGACCGAACAAAGCCACACCCTCTCTGCCGGGAGCAACCTCAACCTCATCGCCCAGCGCGACGCCAACCACACCACCGGCCGCCGCTGGCTGCACAACGTCGGCCAGCACATCAGCCTGTTCGTGGCGGGGGTGAAAGACCAGATCGCGCTGAAACTGATCGCCGCGAAGGGCAAGGTGCAGGTGCAAGCTCAGAGTGATGCGATGGAACTGACGGCGAACAAGGACCTGACCATTACCTCGGCCAAGGGCAAGCAGCAATTCAATGGCAAGAAGGAAATCCTGCTGACCAGCGGCGGCGCTTATGTGCGGATCAAGGATGGCAAGATCGAGCTGCACGCCCCCGGCACCGTCAGCTTCAAGGGTGGCAGCCATGACTGGAGCGGGCCAGACAGCATGAATATTCCGATGCCGATTTTCCCCAAGGAAGTCTGCATCCCCTGCCTGCTGCGCAGCGCCAAAGCAGGTTCGGCCTTTAGCCAGGTGCAGTGA
- a CDS encoding L-serine ammonia-lyase, whose product MAISVFDLFKIGIGPSSSHTVGPMRAARQFVARLEKDGLLAATCRVRSEMYGSLGATGKGHGSDTAVLLGLAGELPDLVDTDAVPDLLTAIRSSKRLNLLGQQDIAFNEAEDLILHKRKTLPYHPNGMIFEAYDAAGNSLSKRAYYSVGGGFVVDEAAIEAGFAPPGVTELKHPFNTAAELLALCKAQGKSISQIMLENELAWRSEEEVRRDLLTIWGVMQACVKRGCQREGILPGGMKVKRRAADMYQKLLAAPEAALRDPLTVMDWVNLYALAVNEENAAGGRVVTAPTNGAAGIIPAVMHYYSRFVPGASEDGIVRYLLTAGAIGILFKLNASISGAEVGCQGEVGSACSMAAGALAEVMGGTPEQVENAAEIGMEHNLGLTCDPVGGLVQVPCIERNAMASIKAINAARMALRGDGQHCVSLDRVIKTMRDTGRDMSTKYKETARGGLAINVIEVPVNVVEC is encoded by the coding sequence ATGGCTATCAGCGTTTTCGACCTGTTCAAGATTGGCATCGGCCCATCCAGCTCGCACACCGTCGGCCCCATGCGCGCCGCCCGCCAGTTTGTCGCACGGCTGGAAAAAGACGGCCTGCTGGCCGCCACCTGCCGCGTGCGTAGCGAGATGTATGGCTCGCTGGGTGCCACCGGCAAGGGCCACGGCTCGGATACCGCCGTGCTGCTGGGCCTGGCCGGCGAACTGCCCGACCTGGTCGATACCGATGCCGTGCCAGACCTGCTCACGGCAATCCGCAGCAGCAAGCGGCTGAACTTGCTGGGCCAGCAGGATATCGCCTTTAACGAGGCCGAAGACCTGATCCTGCACAAGCGCAAAACCCTGCCCTACCACCCCAACGGCATGATCTTCGAAGCCTACGACGCCGCCGGCAATAGCCTGTCCAAACGCGCCTATTACTCGGTGGGGGGTGGTTTCGTCGTGGATGAAGCCGCCATCGAAGCCGGCTTTGCACCGCCCGGCGTCACCGAACTCAAACACCCGTTCAATACCGCCGCCGAACTGCTGGCCCTGTGCAAGGCGCAAGGCAAAAGCATCAGCCAGATCATGCTGGAAAACGAACTGGCCTGGCGCAGCGAGGAAGAAGTACGCCGCGACCTGCTGACCATCTGGGGGGTGATGCAGGCCTGCGTCAAACGTGGCTGTCAGCGCGAAGGCATTCTGCCTGGCGGCATGAAGGTAAAACGCCGTGCCGCCGATATGTACCAAAAGCTGCTGGCTGCACCGGAAGCCGCGCTGCGCGACCCGCTCACCGTAATGGACTGGGTCAATCTGTATGCGCTGGCCGTGAACGAGGAAAATGCCGCCGGTGGCCGCGTCGTCACCGCCCCCACCAACGGTGCCGCCGGCATCATCCCGGCAGTCATGCACTACTATTCGCGCTTTGTACCGGGTGCCAGTGAAGACGGCATCGTGCGCTACCTGCTGACCGCCGGTGCCATCGGCATCCTGTTCAAGCTGAATGCCTCGATTTCCGGGGCGGAAGTAGGTTGCCAAGGCGAAGTGGGCTCGGCCTGCTCCATGGCCGCCGGTGCACTGGCTGAAGTCATGGGCGGTACGCCGGAACAGGTGGAAAACGCAGCAGAAATCGGCATGGAGCACAACCTGGGCCTGACCTGCGACCCGGTCGGCGGCCTGGTGCAAGTCCCCTGCATCGAACGCAATGCCATGGCCTCGATCAAGGCCATCAACGCTGCCCGCATGGCGCTGCGCGGCGATGGCCAGCACTGCGTATCGCTGGACCGCGTCATCAAGACCATGCGCGACACCGGCCGCGACATGAGCACCAAATACAAGGAAACCGCCCGTGGCGGGCTGGCCATCAATGTGATCGAAGTACCGGTCAACGTAGTGGAATGTTGA
- a CDS encoding NAD(P)-dependent oxidoreductase, whose protein sequence is MKIALIGATGFVGSAILQELLARQHQVTAIVSRPERLPQHAQLQAIKADAYDAAAIASAVAGHDVAISAFNPGWDKSDIRTLFIQGHDAIVAGVKQAGVTRFLEVGGAGSLFVAPGLQLIDTPHFPAEYKEGAEGARQALDSLRSETVLDWVFLSPPALLAPGERSGQYRVGGEELLMDGEAPAGISVADLAVAIADEVETSRHSRQRFTVAN, encoded by the coding sequence ATGAAAATCGCACTGATCGGCGCTACCGGTTTTGTTGGCTCGGCCATTCTGCAAGAGCTGCTGGCCCGCCAGCATCAAGTTACCGCCATCGTCAGCCGTCCGGAACGCCTGCCCCAGCATGCGCAACTGCAGGCCATCAAGGCCGATGCCTATGACGCCGCCGCCATTGCCAGCGCCGTCGCCGGCCACGACGTCGCGATCAGCGCCTTCAACCCCGGCTGGGACAAGAGCGACATTCGCACCCTGTTCATTCAGGGGCATGACGCCATCGTCGCCGGGGTGAAGCAGGCCGGGGTGACACGCTTTCTGGAGGTGGGCGGTGCCGGCAGCCTGTTCGTGGCACCGGGCCTGCAACTGATCGACACCCCGCACTTCCCTGCCGAATACAAGGAAGGGGCCGAAGGCGCACGCCAGGCACTCGATAGCCTGCGCAGCGAGACTGTACTGGACTGGGTATTCCTGTCGCCGCCAGCCCTGCTGGCACCGGGCGAGCGCAGCGGCCAGTACCGCGTGGGTGGCGAAGAGCTGCTGATGGATGGTGAAGCACCAGCCGGCATCAGCGTGGCCGACCTCGCCGTAGCCATCGCCGACGAGGTGGAAACGTCACGCCACAGCCGCCAGCGCTTTACCGTCGCCAACTAG
- a CDS encoding LysR family transcriptional regulator has product MEMLRRMAVFATVVEQGSMIAASRELGMTPSAVSQHISKLEAEHGVSLLHRTTRSLTLTEAGSLFYQGCADMLAAARLAEQRLSELRDAPVGELRLAAPTGFAGPMLTEALAPLLAAHPRLSLKLFFHDEMIDLVQHRIDLALRAGDLKDSSLVARHLADWDSVLCAAPAYLARHAPITQPQQLTEHQWVMLDHERSQSWLSMENAEGVVVRPEVGVRVSSNNILAARQFVLAGMGLSIQPEPEIRQELADGRLLRILPEWRLPALGIYVVTPRRDAQPAKVRYAIDALRQRMQHRPAVAA; this is encoded by the coding sequence ATGGAAATGTTGCGGCGTATGGCGGTGTTTGCCACCGTGGTGGAGCAGGGCTCGATGATTGCCGCCTCACGCGAGTTGGGCATGACCCCGTCGGCGGTGAGCCAGCACATCAGCAAGCTGGAGGCCGAGCATGGCGTGTCCTTATTGCACCGGACCACACGCAGCCTGACCCTGACTGAGGCGGGCAGCCTGTTTTACCAGGGCTGTGCCGATATGCTGGCCGCCGCGCGCCTGGCCGAGCAACGGCTGAGCGAGCTGCGTGATGCGCCGGTGGGCGAATTGCGGCTGGCGGCTCCCACCGGCTTTGCCGGCCCGATGCTGACTGAGGCGCTGGCGCCCTTGCTGGCGGCCCATCCCCGGCTCAGTTTGAAGCTGTTCTTCCATGACGAGATGATCGATCTGGTACAGCACCGTATCGATCTGGCTCTGCGTGCGGGCGACTTGAAAGACTCCAGTCTGGTGGCGCGTCATCTGGCCGACTGGGATAGCGTGCTGTGTGCTGCACCAGCCTATCTGGCCCGCCATGCGCCGATTACCCAGCCGCAGCAGCTGACGGAACACCAATGGGTGATGCTGGATCACGAACGCAGCCAGAGCTGGCTGAGCATGGAAAATGCAGAAGGGGTGGTAGTACGGCCCGAGGTGGGTGTGCGGGTCAGCAGCAATAATATCCTGGCGGCGCGCCAGTTCGTGCTGGCCGGCATGGGCTTGTCTATCCAGCCGGAGCCGGAAATCAGGCAGGAGCTGGCCGATGGCCGCTTGCTACGCATCCTGCCCGAGTGGCGCTTGCCGGCGCTGGGCATTTACGTGGTAACGCCCAGGCGCGATGCGCAGCCAGCCAAGGTGCGCTATGCCATCGACGCACTGCGCCAGCGCATGCAACACCGCCCCGCCGTGGCGGCGTAA
- a CDS encoding CZB domain-containing protein produces the protein MVDVSEQMARVIAQGTNTSFMEVVKLDHVVFKLDIYKAFIGYHDLAADKVSSHQHCRLGKWYYEGRGAQECKGNSQFMQLETPHANVHNAGKEALNAFHAKDFAKARQALQRMEEASDQVMDLLTQLEQQPCNNKI, from the coding sequence ATGGTGGATGTCAGCGAGCAGATGGCGCGGGTCATCGCCCAGGGCACCAATACCAGCTTCATGGAGGTGGTCAAGCTCGACCATGTGGTGTTCAAGCTGGACATCTACAAAGCCTTCATCGGCTACCACGACCTGGCGGCAGACAAGGTGTCCTCGCACCAGCATTGCCGTCTGGGCAAGTGGTATTACGAAGGTCGTGGCGCGCAGGAATGCAAGGGCAACAGCCAGTTCATGCAGCTGGAAACCCCGCATGCCAATGTGCACAACGCCGGCAAGGAGGCACTGAACGCCTTCCACGCCAAGGATTTCGCCAAGGCCAGACAGGCACTGCAACGCATGGAAGAAGCATCCGATCAGGTGATGGATTTGCTGACCCAGCTGGAACAGCAGCCTTGTAACAACAAGATCTAA
- the tauA gene encoding taurine ABC transporter substrate-binding protein, protein MNYAKLPRLTLIAASLTLLSGLALAADAVTIAYQTGIDPTKIPQADGAYEKATGSQINWRKFESGSEVIAAVASGDVVIGNLGSSPLAAAASRGLPIVTFLVADEIGDAEALVVRNGSKINTPQDLIGKKVAVPYVSTTHYSLLASLKHWKVDPTKVNVLNLRPSEITAAWQRGDIDAAYVWDPALGKIKANGKVLTSSAQVSKWGAPTYDIWIVRKDFAAAHPEFVNKFAKVSLDAIAGYVANPKAFIANKDNIDKISRLTGAAPADVVLGLQGNRFLTQKDQVALLQKPFVQAVANTAAFLKSQGKVESLQPDYSPYVSNQYVKAAK, encoded by the coding sequence ATGAACTACGCCAAACTGCCCCGTCTTACCCTGATTGCTGCCTCGCTCACCCTGCTCAGCGGTCTTGCACTGGCTGCCGATGCCGTGACCATTGCCTACCAGACCGGCATTGATCCCACCAAGATCCCGCAGGCCGATGGTGCTTATGAAAAGGCCACCGGCAGCCAGATCAACTGGCGCAAGTTTGAAAGTGGTTCGGAAGTGATTGCCGCCGTGGCTTCCGGCGATGTGGTGATTGGCAATCTGGGTTCCAGCCCGCTGGCCGCAGCGGCCAGTCGCGGTCTGCCGATTGTGACCTTCCTGGTGGCCGACGAAATTGGTGATGCCGAGGCGCTGGTGGTGCGCAATGGCAGCAAGATCAACACGCCGCAAGACCTGATCGGCAAAAAGGTGGCGGTGCCTTATGTGTCCACCACCCATTACAGCCTGCTGGCCTCGCTGAAGCACTGGAAGGTCGATCCGACCAAGGTCAATGTGCTGAACCTGCGCCCCAGTGAAATCACCGCTGCCTGGCAGCGTGGCGACATCGATGCCGCCTATGTGTGGGACCCGGCACTGGGCAAGATCAAGGCTAATGGCAAGGTGCTGACCAGTTCGGCCCAGGTATCGAAGTGGGGTGCGCCCACTTACGATATCTGGATCGTGCGCAAGGACTTTGCCGCGGCCCACCCGGAATTCGTCAACAAGTTTGCCAAGGTATCGCTGGATGCCATCGCCGGCTATGTGGCCAATCCCAAGGCCTTTATCGCGAACAAGGACAATATCGACAAGATCAGCCGCCTGACCGGCGCGGCCCCGGCCGATGTGGTGCTGGGCTTGCAGGGTAACCGCTTCCTCACCCAGAAAGACCAGGTCGCCCTGTTGCAGAAGCCTTTCGTGCAGGCGGTGGCCAATACCGCGGCCTTCCTCAAGTCGCAGGGCAAGGTGGAATCGCTGCAGCCTGATTACAGCCCCTATGTGAGCAACCAGTACGTCAAGGCGGCGAAGTAA
- the tauB gene encoding taurine ABC transporter ATP-binding subunit, which produces MSSLSANKVTVRYPGQTRPALAGVSLDIGPDDLTVALGPSGCGKTTLLNLFAGFVKPDSGTVSFAGQPVTGPGAERAVVFQHDALLPWLNVRDNVAFGLRLQGVAKAERLARADEVLALVDLPEAGSRYSWQLSGGQRQRVGIARALASHSQVLLMDEPFGALDAFTREQMQELLLKVWQQAHRRIFLITHDIEEALFLATELVLMSPGPGRIVETLRPGFSQRYRAGESARAIKSDPAFIALREQLLATLFDHRRKPEEELA; this is translated from the coding sequence ATGTCCAGCCTGTCTGCCAACAAGGTCACGGTGCGCTATCCCGGCCAGACCCGCCCGGCCCTGGCCGGGGTGTCGCTGGATATCGGCCCGGACGACCTCACCGTCGCGCTGGGTCCGTCCGGCTGCGGCAAGACCACCTTGCTCAACCTGTTCGCCGGTTTTGTTAAGCCCGATAGCGGTACGGTCAGCTTTGCCGGCCAGCCGGTGACGGGGCCGGGGGCCGAGCGGGCGGTGGTGTTTCAGCACGATGCCTTGCTGCCCTGGCTGAACGTGCGTGACAACGTGGCTTTTGGCCTGCGTCTGCAAGGGGTGGCCAAGGCCGAGCGGCTGGCCCGTGCCGACGAAGTGCTGGCACTGGTCGACCTGCCGGAGGCTGGCAGCCGTTACAGCTGGCAGCTGTCCGGCGGGCAACGCCAGCGGGTGGGCATTGCCCGTGCGCTGGCCAGTCATTCGCAAGTGCTGCTGATGGACGAACCGTTTGGCGCGCTGGATGCCTTTACCCGCGAGCAGATGCAGGAGCTGCTGCTGAAAGTGTGGCAGCAGGCGCACCGCCGTATTTTTCTGATTACCCACGATATCGAAGAGGCGCTGTTTCTGGCCACCGAACTGGTACTGATGTCGCCAGGGCCGGGGCGCATCGTCGAGACGCTGCGTCCTGGTTTCAGTCAGCGTTACCGTGCCGGCGAGTCGGCGCGTGCCATCAAGTCGGACCCGGCCTTTATCGCCCTGCGCGAACAGCTGCTGGCCACGCTGTTTGATCACCGGCGCAAGCCGGAGGAGGAGCTTGCATGA
- the tauC gene encoding taurine ABC transporter permease TauC: protein MNTLETSLEQRLVAVAPTVVPDEIAPEAAALSRGVWTQYRRGWLSGISLLSLLALWWGLSHSGLVPALFLPAPEAVLAKLVTVSTQGFMDATLWQHLAASLQRIVLALVAAVLLGIPLGVLMGVSPVARGLLDPLIEAYRPVPPLAYLPLIVIWFGIGELSKVLLIFLAVLAPVIIATSHGVAQVSRNRLRAAQTLGASRRQLLWFVILPEALPEILTGIRIGLGTGWSTLVAAELVAATRGLGFMVQSAAQFLVTDVVILGIVVIAVIAFALELGLRLLQRRLAPWHGQQD from the coding sequence ATGAATACGCTGGAAACTTCACTGGAACAACGGCTGGTGGCGGTTGCCCCGACGGTGGTGCCGGACGAGATTGCACCAGAGGCCGCAGCGTTAAGTCGTGGGGTATGGACACAATATCGCCGTGGCTGGCTCAGCGGCATCAGCCTGCTGAGCCTGCTGGCGCTGTGGTGGGGGCTGTCGCATAGCGGGCTGGTACCGGCATTGTTTCTGCCCGCGCCGGAGGCGGTGCTGGCCAAACTGGTGACGGTCAGCACGCAGGGTTTCATGGATGCCACGCTGTGGCAGCACCTGGCAGCCAGCCTGCAGCGCATTGTGCTGGCCCTGGTGGCCGCGGTGCTGCTGGGTATCCCGCTGGGGGTGCTGATGGGCGTCAGTCCGGTGGCGCGCGGTCTGCTCGATCCGCTGATCGAAGCCTATCGCCCGGTGCCGCCGCTGGCCTATCTGCCGCTGATCGTGATCTGGTTCGGCATTGGCGAATTGTCCAAGGTGCTGCTGATTTTCCTGGCGGTACTGGCCCCGGTCATCATCGCCACCAGCCATGGGGTGGCGCAGGTCAGCCGCAACCGTTTGCGTGCGGCGCAGACGCTGGGCGCCAGCCGTCGCCAGTTGCTGTGGTTTGTCATCCTGCCGGAAGCGCTGCCGGAAATTCTCACCGGCATCCGCATCGGCCTGGGTACCGGCTGGTCCACCTTGGTGGCCGCTGAGCTGGTAGCCGCCACCCGTGGGCTGGGTTTCATGGTGCAGTCTGCCGCCCAGTTTCTGGTGACCGACGTGGTGATTCTGGGCATCGTGGTGATCGCCGTCATCGCCTTTGCGCTGGAGCTGGGGCTGCGGCTGCTGCAACGCCGTCTGGCTCCCTGGCATGGCCAGCAGGATTAA
- the tauD gene encoding taurine dioxygenase: MMSLTLTRLSPALGAIVEGVDLAQPLTDSLQQELRQALLQHQVLFFRNQDISPRQQRDFAARFGDLHTHPIYPQHPDAPQVMILDTDAFDLKDNAIWHTDVTFIETPPAAAVLAARQLPEFGGDTLWASSFAAWDALSDRLKVLLEGLTATHDFTKTFPLKRFGLTPADREKWEQTRRDNPPLSHPVVRTHPESGRKGLFVNGGFTTEINELPEEESAALLAFLLAHQARPEFTIRWRWQAGDVAFWDNRSTSHYAVDDYRPTRRIMHRATILGDKPF; encoded by the coding sequence ATGATGAGTTTGACGCTTACCCGTTTGTCCCCGGCGCTGGGAGCGATTGTCGAGGGCGTGGATCTGGCGCAGCCGCTGACCGACAGCCTGCAGCAGGAATTACGCCAGGCCCTGCTGCAGCATCAGGTGCTGTTCTTCCGTAACCAGGACATCAGCCCGCGCCAGCAGCGCGACTTTGCCGCCCGCTTCGGCGATCTGCACACCCACCCCATCTACCCGCAGCACCCGGATGCGCCGCAGGTGATGATTCTGGATACCGACGCGTTCGACCTGAAAGACAATGCGATCTGGCACACCGATGTCACCTTCATCGAAACCCCGCCGGCCGCCGCCGTATTGGCCGCCCGCCAGTTGCCAGAGTTTGGTGGCGATACGCTGTGGGCCAGCAGCTTTGCTGCCTGGGATGCGCTGTCTGACCGCCTGAAAGTCTTGCTGGAAGGGCTGACCGCCACCCATGACTTTACCAAGACCTTCCCGCTCAAACGCTTTGGCCTGACGCCGGCCGACCGGGAAAAGTGGGAGCAGACCCGGCGTGACAATCCGCCGCTGAGCCACCCGGTGGTGCGTACCCATCCGGAAAGCGGACGCAAGGGTTTGTTCGTCAATGGCGGCTTCACCACCGAAATCAACGAGCTGCCGGAAGAAGAAAGTGCTGCCTTGCTGGCTTTCCTGCTGGCCCATCAGGCGCGGCCGGAATTCACCATCCGCTGGCGCTGGCAGGCCGGCGATGTGGCCTTCTGGGACAATCGCTCCACCAGCCATTACGCGGTGGACGACTATCGTCCGACGCGCCGCATCATGCACCGGGCCACGATTCTGGGTGACAAGCCCTTTTAA